A section of the Methanococcus vannielii SB genome encodes:
- the hisF gene encoding imidazole glycerol phosphate synthase subunit HisF, with product MLTKRIIPCLDIKEGRVVKGTNFLELRDAGDPVELSKIYNEQGADELVFLDITASFEKRDIIIDVVKRTAEQVFIPLTVGGGIKTVEDFRRILRAGADKISINTSAVKNPELIKEASEIFGTQCVVVAIDVKRNYINDSNDKNLSGKYIFESKNGKFWFEVYIYGGREGTGIDAINWAKKVENLGAGEILLTSMDADGTKDGYDITLTKAISESVKLPVIASGGCGSSAHVVEVFKNGNADAALMASILHYRETDVQKIKKEVQKNNIPVRI from the coding sequence ATGCTTACTAAAAGAATCATTCCTTGTTTAGATATTAAAGAAGGGCGGGTTGTAAAAGGAACTAACTTTTTAGAATTAAGAGATGCAGGAGACCCTGTTGAACTTTCAAAAATTTATAATGAACAAGGTGCAGATGAACTCGTTTTTTTAGATATTACTGCATCCTTTGAAAAAAGGGATATTATTATTGATGTTGTTAAAAGAACTGCTGAACAGGTTTTTATTCCATTAACAGTTGGTGGTGGAATAAAGACTGTTGAGGACTTTAGAAGAATTTTAAGGGCGGGTGCTGATAAAATTTCTATAAATACATCTGCAGTAAAAAATCCAGAATTAATAAAAGAAGCTTCTGAAATTTTTGGAACACAATGTGTTGTAGTTGCAATTGATGTAAAAAGAAATTATATAAATGATTCTAATGATAAAAATTTAAGTGGAAAGTATATTTTTGAATCAAAAAACGGCAAATTCTGGTTTGAAGTTTATATTTACGGAGGAAGGGAAGGAACGGGTATCGATGCAATAAATTGGGCTAAAAAAGTTGAAAATTTGGGTGCAGGGGAAATTCTTTTAACTAGTATGGATGCAGATGGTACTAAAGATGGATACGACATAACTTTAACAAAAGCAATTTCTGAAAGTGTAAAACTTCCAGTTATTGCAAGTGGTGGATGCGGTAGTTCTGCCCATGTTGTTGAAGTATTTAAAAATGGAAATGCGGATGCTGCATTGATGGCGAGTATTCTACACTATAGAGAAACCGATGTCCAAAAAATTAAAAAAGAAGTTCAAAAAAATAACATTCCAGTAAGAATTTAA
- a CDS encoding MinD/ParA family ATP-binding protein, with the protein MRLGFYNVQGGTGKTTIAANIGHYLSDKAKTVYVDCDIYAGCGALLFGFENTPHTLNSYLSGNSAISDIIHQYDDLSVIVTDSTPDSFNTEISQKRILELIRMLNDTYDIVLLDLPPNITEGNLLFSSLNLEEKVVNKMIVVAEDSIPGIANTLKTKELLFAIDIDCIGVIVNKFRNIVDFEEVLDDTIAVLPYDLKVENQWMENIPAIQKKSKFSKELSYLAEDLAEVYIKKDLAAVRALKVAKELKDMTSRAANLKKADDDI; encoded by the coding sequence ATGAGACTTGGATTTTATAACGTTCAAGGTGGAACTGGAAAAACTACAATTGCAGCAAATATTGGCCACTATTTAAGTGATAAAGCAAAAACGGTATATGTTGACTGTGATATATATGCAGGATGCGGTGCACTACTTTTTGGATTTGAAAATACGCCCCATACATTAAATTCTTATCTTTCAGGAAACAGTGCAATTTCAGATATTATCCATCAATATGATGACCTTTCAGTTATTGTTACAGATTCTACACCAGATTCATTTAACACAGAAATAAGTCAGAAAAGAATACTTGAATTGATTCGTATGTTAAACGATACTTACGACATTGTTTTACTCGATCTTCCTCCAAATATTACTGAAGGGAATTTATTATTTTCTTCATTGAATCTTGAGGAAAAAGTAGTAAACAAGATGATTGTAGTTGCAGAAGACAGTATTCCGGGAATTGCAAATACGTTAAAAACAAAGGAACTACTTTTTGCTATTGATATTGATTGTATTGGCGTAATCGTAAATAAATTCCGTAATATAGTAGATTTTGAAGAGGTGCTTGACGATACTATTGCAGTACTCCCATATGACTTAAAAGTTGAAAACCAGTGGATGGAAAACATTCCTGCAATTCAAAAAAAGTCCAAATTTAGTAAAGAATTAAGTTATCTAGCAGAAGACCTAGCGGAAGTATATATTAAAAAAGATCTTGCAGCAGTAAGGGCATTAAAGGTTGCAAAAGAATTAAAAGACATGACTTCAAGAGCTGCTAACTTAAAAAAAGCTGATGATGACATTTAA
- a CDS encoding helix-turn-helix domain-containing protein, with amino-acid sequence MIFINPTIIRSLNKSKLRKKIVYFLYDIHPHGIYLSELSRRVKSDPSNVLGCLKGMGNRYNGSSSLIELGLVTCDGKEGMKVYQMTHYGKNIVEYLKDYDSATNNW; translated from the coding sequence ATGATATTTATTAATCCTACAATAATAAGATCTCTAAACAAGAGCAAGCTTAGAAAAAAAATAGTATATTTTCTATATGATATCCACCCCCATGGAATTTATCTTTCAGAACTTTCTAGGAGAGTTAAATCAGATCCAAGTAATGTATTAGGGTGTTTAAAAGGAATGGGCAATAGATACAATGGTAGTTCTTCATTAATCGAGCTTGGTCTCGTAACCTGTGATGGAAAAGAAGGAATGAAAGTTTACCAGATGACTCATTACGGAAAAAACATTGTAGAATATCTGAAAGACTACGATTCTGCCACTAATAATTGGTGA
- a CDS encoding class I SAM-dependent methyltransferase has product MVLSEIYGKETGVSMNMISEGELLKHSKTGIIEVNGIKKKVESLNYTVEYINNELIGIFFRQGLKFGIFKAIDDNRPKLDTVENILPYPNKDIINKYVKTALALKMLFLTDDGFLELNPSFKYSSIYPDHEKLISDHFSNYDFISSLVQYALIGYEHPEVVLNFKKDADIWDIMLNTNYMKTCRDVISEYLDLKDGDSVLEVGCGSRAPQYYASKLSPNGYYMGVDVSKKLIKIAEGRLKRNGLDCASLKPLDFCETISKYTYDYVICAHTLSYTDSKNLFLKKMMDSLKKGGKLVIMEEFFTENPAVNTPLFEFYKGLNKYFKGYNSRKDILNQLEILGYGYNYELLGNNCIVIERI; this is encoded by the coding sequence ATGGTACTATCCGAAATATATGGGAAAGAAACAGGGGTGAGTATGAATATGATTTCAGAGGGCGAACTTTTGAAACATTCTAAAACCGGAATCATTGAAGTAAACGGCATAAAAAAGAAAGTAGAGTCACTAAATTATACTGTTGAATATATTAATAATGAATTAATAGGCATATTTTTTAGACAGGGCTTAAAATTTGGAATATTTAAAGCAATAGATGATAATAGGCCCAAGTTAGATACTGTTGAAAATATACTGCCGTATCCAAACAAAGACATTATAAATAAATATGTTAAAACAGCTTTGGCTTTAAAAATGCTATTTCTAACTGATGATGGATTTTTAGAGTTAAATCCTAGCTTTAAATATTCTTCAATATATCCTGATCATGAAAAACTTATTTCAGACCATTTTTCTAATTATGATTTTATATCTAGTTTAGTTCAGTATGCACTTATTGGATATGAACATCCAGAAGTTGTTTTAAATTTTAAAAAGGATGCAGATATTTGGGATATAATGTTAAACACGAACTACATGAAAACATGTAGGGATGTAATTTCAGAATACCTTGATCTTAAAGATGGAGATAGTGTTCTTGAAGTAGGGTGTGGTTCAAGAGCCCCTCAATATTATGCTTCAAAATTATCCCCAAACGGGTACTATATGGGAGTTGACGTCTCAAAAAAACTTATAAAAATTGCAGAAGGAAGGCTTAAAAGAAATGGATTAGATTGTGCTTCACTAAAGCCCTTAGACTTTTGTGAAACAATTTCTAAATATACGTATGATTATGTAATATGTGCCCACACTTTATCCTATACAGATTCTAAAAATTTATTTCTTAAAAAAATGATGGATTCGCTAAAAAAAGGCGGTAAACTTGTTATAATGGAAGAATTTTTCACTGAAAACCCTGCAGTAAATACGCCTTTATTTGAATTTTATAAGGGCCTTAATAAGTACTTTAAAGGTTACAACTCAAGGAAAGACATTTTAAATCAGCTAGAAATTTTAGGCTATGGATATAATTATGAGTTATTAGGTAATAATTGCATCGTAATAGAAAGGATTTAA